One segment of Streptomyces roseifaciens DNA contains the following:
- a CDS encoding helix-turn-helix domain-containing protein has translation MSTDPLWRTPQAQALMGRHQVGALIRLGRTHRGWRQADLGRRVGCSASTISRLERHGTADLGLLRRAAQEVGLPTEVLAVAVGLGRDAATTVAASGPRHAEEDPLRRRTLLAAAGVAGPLQLLLAGLDDALAAVPASLGAAAPVQLRLAGAQALFDTGRHAQLLEALPALLADAHAAIHTRSQTAYATLSSCYSLASRVLTKIGRYERSRLTADRALTYADLSGNPIAQAAASRELSIVLRHQEQPQAAQRLVEHSLAAVERSGLATQAQAMAYAQMLCTTAYTAARTGDRDQALSLMREAGRNAWRLPEQPPAGAAFSISPAAVTLYEVGVHWALGDAGTALQAGRALHPGQFPTAERRARMHTDLARAWWQWGKPQQTADALLEALRVSPAEVRDRPAIRRVANDLINRRPHTVGARELASAIGLRGR, from the coding sequence ATGAGCACCGATCCGCTGTGGAGGACCCCTCAGGCACAGGCGCTGATGGGGCGTCATCAGGTCGGCGCCCTCATCCGTCTGGGCCGCACTCACCGCGGCTGGCGCCAGGCCGACCTCGGTCGGCGCGTCGGCTGCTCGGCCTCCACCATCTCCCGCCTTGAACGACACGGCACTGCCGACCTGGGGCTGTTGCGACGCGCCGCGCAGGAGGTCGGGTTACCGACGGAGGTTCTGGCCGTGGCTGTCGGCCTGGGTAGGGATGCGGCCACTACAGTGGCCGCATCCGGGCCGCGTCATGCCGAGGAGGACCCGTTGCGCCGCCGCACACTGCTCGCCGCCGCCGGGGTGGCGGGCCCCCTTCAGCTCCTCCTCGCCGGCCTCGATGACGCACTCGCGGCCGTTCCCGCCTCGCTCGGTGCGGCCGCGCCTGTGCAGCTGCGCCTGGCCGGGGCCCAGGCCCTGTTCGACACCGGTCGGCACGCCCAGCTGCTCGAAGCGCTCCCGGCGCTGCTGGCTGATGCCCACGCCGCCATCCACACCCGGTCGCAGACCGCTTACGCGACGCTGTCCTCCTGCTATTCCCTGGCCTCGCGGGTCCTCACGAAGATCGGGCGCTACGAGCGCTCCAGACTGACCGCCGACCGGGCCCTCACCTACGCGGACCTGTCCGGCAACCCCATCGCCCAGGCCGCCGCGTCCCGGGAGCTGAGCATTGTGCTCCGCCACCAGGAGCAGCCTCAGGCTGCCCAGCGCCTGGTCGAACACTCCCTGGCCGCCGTCGAACGCTCGGGGCTGGCCACCCAGGCGCAAGCGATGGCGTATGCACAGATGCTGTGCACCACTGCGTACACGGCCGCCCGCACCGGCGACCGCGATCAGGCCCTCAGTCTCATGCGTGAAGCCGGGCGCAACGCCTGGCGTCTGCCGGAACAGCCCCCCGCCGGTGCCGCCTTCTCGATCAGCCCCGCTGCCGTCACCCTCTACGAGGTCGGCGTGCATTGGGCTCTCGGTGACGCCGGAACCGCCCTCCAAGCCGGGCGCGCGCTGCACCCCGGACAGTTCCCCACTGCAGAACGCCGTGCCCGCATGCACACCGATCTCGCCCGTGCCTGGTGGCAATGGGGCAAACCCCAGCAGACCGCTGACGCCCTCCTGGAAGCCCTCCGCGTCTCCCCGGCCGAGGTACGCGACCGGCCTGCCATCCGCCGTGTCGCCAACGACCTGATCAACCGGCGCCCGCACACCGTCGGCGCGCGGGAGCTCGCTTCTGCTATCGGGCTACGTGGCCGGTAG
- a CDS encoding GntR family transcriptional regulator, giving the protein MEYDPTRPKWMQIADVIRQRIASGEYPLNHLISEVRMEQEFDVARTTVRKVTAALRAEGLIVTTPGMGSFVAAKPPKS; this is encoded by the coding sequence ATGGAGTACGACCCGACGCGACCGAAGTGGATGCAGATCGCCGACGTGATCCGGCAGCGCATCGCCAGCGGTGAATATCCGCTCAATCACCTCATCTCAGAGGTGCGGATGGAGCAGGAATTCGATGTCGCGCGGACGACGGTCCGCAAGGTCACGGCCGCCCTCCGCGCGGAGGGCCTGATCGTGACGACGCCCGGCATGGGCTCCTTCGTCGCCGCCAAGCCGCCCAAGTCGTAA
- a CDS encoding class I SAM-dependent methyltransferase — MPRPPLTPAEYWDLYKPYRGEGEQPAPSADRFEWTQFPGHGPGPELLGTPRTALELGPGEGAEAVHLARRGAQVTAVDFSALQIARARRWWSHIPGVTFLHADVCDFLMSEATEYDAIYSVWGAVWFTDPERLLPLVAKRLTPGGVFVFSHAEAGPGTHGAQQMRGKWLEGRQRELTVLRWQYGPAAWADLLRRSGFTHVDACIVPPPEDEPLGTLLVRAEVA, encoded by the coding sequence ATGCCCCGCCCGCCCCTCACACCGGCCGAATACTGGGACCTGTACAAGCCGTACCGCGGGGAGGGCGAACAGCCGGCCCCGTCGGCCGACCGGTTCGAGTGGACGCAGTTCCCCGGCCACGGCCCCGGTCCGGAACTTCTCGGCACCCCGCGCACCGCCTTGGAACTCGGCCCCGGCGAAGGCGCCGAAGCCGTCCACCTCGCGCGCCGCGGCGCCCAGGTGACCGCCGTCGACTTCTCCGCCCTCCAGATCGCCCGCGCCCGCCGCTGGTGGTCACACATCCCGGGCGTCACCTTCCTGCACGCGGACGTGTGCGACTTCCTCATGTCCGAGGCGACCGAATACGACGCGATCTACTCCGTGTGGGGAGCGGTCTGGTTCACCGACCCCGAGCGGCTCCTCCCGCTGGTGGCCAAGCGCCTCACGCCCGGCGGAGTGTTCGTATTCAGCCACGCAGAAGCAGGCCCGGGCACTCATGGGGCTCAGCAAATGCGCGGGAAGTGGCTCGAAGGCCGCCAGCGCGAGCTGACAGTGCTGCGCTGGCAGTACGGGCCCGCCGCGTGGGCCGATCTGCTCAGGCGGAGCGGTTTCACGCACGTCGACGCTTGCATCGTGCCCCCTCCGGAGGACGAGCCCCTGGGCACCCTGCTCGTGCGCGCCGAAGTGGCCTGA
- a CDS encoding TetR/AcrR family transcriptional regulator gives MSVETMGLRESKKQETRQLISDHATRLFLAQGFEQTTIAEIAAAARVAKKTVTNYFPRKEDLALDHHEEFAASLAGAVADRAEGESALAALRRYFLTAVEDRSPVAGFAGYEFAHMIAESPTLTARLRELHDQREEALAEALAGSAGGGGSEGIAPRAAATLLAAAQRLLFERIQELTLAGRSTDRIAGIVAEEAAHVFDLLTPSLGDYASAPGSTPGA, from the coding sequence ATGAGCGTCGAGACAATGGGACTCCGTGAGTCCAAGAAGCAGGAGACCAGGCAGCTGATCTCCGACCACGCCACCCGGCTCTTCCTCGCACAGGGCTTCGAGCAGACGACGATCGCCGAGATCGCCGCAGCGGCACGGGTCGCGAAGAAAACGGTCACCAACTACTTCCCCCGCAAGGAGGATCTGGCCCTCGACCACCACGAGGAGTTCGCCGCGAGCCTGGCCGGCGCCGTCGCGGACCGGGCAGAGGGCGAATCGGCACTCGCCGCACTGCGGCGGTACTTCCTGACCGCGGTGGAGGACCGCAGCCCCGTCGCGGGCTTCGCCGGGTACGAGTTCGCGCACATGATCGCCGAAAGCCCCACGCTCACGGCCCGCTTGCGCGAACTGCACGACCAGCGCGAGGAAGCCCTCGCCGAGGCCCTCGCCGGAAGCGCGGGCGGGGGCGGGAGCGAGGGGATCGCACCCCGGGCCGCCGCCACCCTCCTCGCTGCCGCGCAGCGACTGCTCTTCGAGCGCATCCAGGAGCTCACTCTGGCGGGCCGTTCCACCGACCGGATCGCCGGCATCGTGGCCGAGGAGGCCGCGCACGTCTTCGACCTGCTCACCCCTTCCCTGGGCGACTACGCGAGCGCACCCGGGAGCACACCCGGGGCGTAG
- a CDS encoding thiol-disulfide oxidoreductase DCC family protein, producing the protein MATVTAATTAIAAADRDARSVSVRRLTVLYDAQCPLCTFVRNWLVKQRQLVPLDLVPLGSDEARRRFPELDHAATYEEITVVGDAGQVYRGAAAWVVCLWALAEYRPLSHRMSTPSGLRFARNALLAASRYRGAYWQAQPAPGTNGWAYAAPPPACGSACEPGSAPA; encoded by the coding sequence ATGGCGACCGTCACGGCGGCCACCACGGCCATCGCCGCCGCCGACCGGGACGCCCGGAGCGTCTCGGTCCGCCGGCTCACCGTGCTCTACGACGCGCAGTGCCCGCTCTGCACCTTCGTGCGCAACTGGCTCGTGAAGCAGCGTCAGCTCGTACCGCTCGACCTGGTGCCCCTCGGGTCGGACGAGGCCCGGCGCCGCTTCCCGGAGCTCGACCATGCCGCCACGTACGAGGAGATCACCGTCGTCGGCGACGCCGGGCAGGTCTACCGCGGGGCCGCCGCGTGGGTCGTGTGCCTGTGGGCCCTGGCCGAGTACCGCCCGCTCTCCCACCGCATGAGCACCCCGTCCGGCCTCCGCTTCGCCCGCAACGCGCTCCTGGCCGCGTCAAGGTACCGCGGGGCGTACTGGCAGGCCCAGCCCGCGCCCGGCACGAACGGATGGGCGTACGCCGCCCCTCCCCCGGCCTGCGGCAGCGCCTGTGAGCCCGGCAGTGCGCCCGCATAG
- a CDS encoding type B 50S ribosomal protein L31, producing MKPGIHPPYGPVVFRDRAAGFAFLTRSTATSDKTVEWEDGRTYPVIDVEISSASHPFYTGTARVLDTAGRVERFERRYGSRGGSHGGSRDDRGGRR from the coding sequence GTGAAGCCCGGAATCCACCCGCCCTACGGCCCCGTCGTCTTCCGTGACCGCGCGGCCGGCTTCGCCTTCCTCACGCGCTCGACCGCCACCAGCGACAAGACGGTCGAGTGGGAGGACGGCAGGACGTACCCCGTCATCGACGTCGAGATCTCCTCGGCGAGCCACCCCTTCTACACGGGCACGGCCCGCGTCCTGGACACCGCCGGCCGCGTCGAGCGCTTCGAGCGCCGCTACGGCAGCCGTGGCGGCAGTCATGGCGGCAGTCGTGATGACCGCGGGGGCCGGCGGTGA
- a CDS encoding TetR family transcriptional regulator: protein MRLFQEHGYDKTTMRAIAKEAGVSVGNAYYYFAGKEHLIQGFYDRIAAEHQAAVREVLDRETDLEARLSGVLQAWLDIAMPYHEFAAQFFKNAADPDSPLSPFSAESEHAREAAIDVHREVLAGAKAKVPAELADVLPELMWLSQMGLVLYWVFDRSPDRERTRRLADRGARLTTRGISLARFRVLRPLVLEIHELFTDFLPGMAQTAVARKS from the coding sequence ATGCGGCTCTTCCAGGAGCACGGCTACGACAAGACCACCATGCGGGCCATCGCCAAGGAGGCCGGCGTCTCCGTCGGCAACGCGTACTACTACTTCGCCGGCAAGGAACACCTGATCCAGGGCTTCTACGACCGGATCGCCGCCGAGCACCAGGCGGCGGTCCGCGAGGTGCTGGACCGGGAGACCGACCTGGAGGCGCGGCTCTCCGGCGTCCTGCAGGCCTGGCTGGACATCGCCATGCCGTACCACGAGTTCGCGGCCCAGTTCTTCAAGAACGCCGCCGACCCCGACTCCCCGCTGAGCCCCTTCTCCGCCGAGTCCGAGCACGCGCGGGAAGCCGCCATCGACGTCCACCGCGAGGTGCTCGCCGGCGCCAAGGCCAAGGTCCCGGCCGAGCTCGCCGACGTCCTCCCCGAGCTGATGTGGCTCTCCCAGATGGGCCTCGTCCTCTACTGGGTCTTCGACCGCTCCCCCGACCGCGAACGCACCCGCCGCCTCGCCGACCGCGGCGCCCGCCTGACGACCCGCGGCATCTCCCTGGCCCGCTTCCGCGTCCTCCGCCCGCTCGTCCTCGAAATCCACGAACTGTTCACGGACTTCCTGCCCGGCATGGCCCAGACGGCGGTCGCCCGCAAGTCCTGA
- a CDS encoding asparagine synthase-related protein: MWFAVLPDSEAGLAAARVLRPRASRTIDHASGRPWLVGSWPDERVTLAGAGTGTGAGATAGAARVAVIGRCPVTAAELAARLRQVRDVVDTERAVAGLAGSFHVVTSAGGRVRVRGSASGACGVFYTRFDGVTVAADRADRLAEAVGASPDERMLALHLLSSPPPHPLDDRSPWRGVHRVPSGDCLLIEADGRARTRRWWTPPDPVLSAAEGAREVRRALVAAVESCTAGGGTVSADLSGGMDSTGLCFLAARIGAAKLVTLRWEGADPGDDGRRAAQAAAALPDARHVRPGRSGTPLLFSDPAEVVDVLHPGAGYGMSHPSHGVSHLSHGMSHPSHAMSRSADVTGHPPHGLGHPLHDTNRPADEPGAWVRDAARFAKLSALMTVRGSRLHMSGGGGGELFTAPAPHLHDLLRSRPLAALAAVRRKRAGRRLPLLPVLGGLADRSNFPQWLTAWADSLVRPAAFPAGNVPSMTWGPDLRMPSWATADAVLAVRGLLREAAAAAPEPLHAQRGQHAALASVRAGGRSVRQIGQVTSARGLEYAAPYLDDGVVEAALSVRVDERGAPGRYKPVLAAALRGIVPDPVLGRSAGGEFSADLYAGLRHNRGRLVALFEDSLLARAGLVDAAALRASVLGLHPVPEPLRPLDATLGCELWLRSLPDRAALMP, translated from the coding sequence GTGTGGTTCGCGGTTCTGCCGGACAGTGAGGCGGGCCTGGCTGCGGCCCGCGTGCTGCGCCCCCGGGCGTCCCGGACGATCGACCACGCCTCGGGACGGCCCTGGCTGGTGGGCAGTTGGCCGGACGAAAGGGTGACGCTCGCCGGGGCGGGAACGGGAACAGGGGCGGGGGCGACGGCAGGCGCAGCGCGGGTGGCGGTGATCGGCCGCTGCCCCGTCACCGCAGCGGAGCTGGCCGCACGGCTGCGGCAGGTCCGTGACGTCGTGGACACCGAGCGGGCCGTGGCGGGCCTGGCGGGGAGCTTCCACGTGGTGACCTCGGCCGGCGGACGGGTCCGGGTACGAGGCTCGGCGTCCGGCGCGTGCGGCGTCTTCTACACCCGCTTCGACGGGGTGACGGTGGCGGCCGACCGCGCCGACCGGCTCGCGGAGGCCGTCGGAGCGAGCCCGGACGAGCGGATGCTCGCACTCCATCTGCTCTCCTCGCCCCCTCCCCACCCGCTGGACGACCGGAGCCCGTGGCGCGGCGTGCACCGCGTACCGTCCGGGGACTGCCTGCTGATCGAGGCCGACGGCCGGGCCCGTACGCGGCGCTGGTGGACTCCGCCGGATCCGGTCCTGTCCGCGGCCGAGGGCGCGCGCGAGGTGCGCCGGGCGCTCGTCGCCGCCGTCGAGTCCTGCACGGCCGGCGGCGGCACGGTGAGCGCGGACCTCTCCGGCGGGATGGACTCCACCGGCCTGTGCTTCCTCGCGGCCCGGATCGGCGCGGCGAAGCTGGTCACCCTGCGCTGGGAAGGAGCCGACCCGGGCGACGACGGCCGCCGGGCCGCGCAGGCCGCCGCCGCACTGCCCGACGCCCGGCACGTCCGGCCCGGCCGCTCCGGAACGCCCCTCTTGTTCAGCGACCCGGCCGAGGTGGTGGACGTCCTGCACCCGGGGGCCGGATACGGCATGAGCCACCCGTCCCACGGCGTGAGCCACCTGTCCCACGGCATGAGCCACCCGTCCCACGCCATGAGCCGCTCGGCCGACGTCACCGGCCACCCGCCCCACGGCCTCGGCCACCCGCTCCACGACACGAACCGCCCGGCCGACGAGCCCGGCGCCTGGGTGCGGGACGCCGCCCGCTTCGCCAAGCTGTCCGCCCTGATGACCGTCCGGGGATCGCGGCTGCACATGTCCGGCGGCGGCGGGGGCGAGCTCTTCACCGCTCCCGCCCCGCACCTGCACGACCTCCTGCGCAGCCGCCCGCTCGCCGCCCTCGCCGCCGTCCGCAGGAAGCGCGCCGGCCGGCGCCTGCCGCTGCTCCCGGTCCTCGGCGGCCTGGCGGACCGCAGCAACTTCCCGCAGTGGCTGACCGCTTGGGCGGACAGCCTCGTCCGCCCCGCCGCCTTCCCGGCGGGGAACGTCCCCTCCATGACCTGGGGACCGGACCTGCGCATGCCCTCCTGGGCGACCGCGGACGCGGTCCTCGCGGTGCGGGGCCTGCTGCGCGAGGCCGCGGCCGCCGCCCCGGAGCCGCTGCACGCGCAGCGCGGCCAGCACGCGGCGCTCGCGTCCGTACGGGCAGGCGGGCGCAGCGTCCGCCAGATCGGCCAGGTGACGTCCGCGAGGGGGCTGGAGTACGCCGCGCCCTACCTCGACGACGGGGTCGTCGAGGCGGCGCTGTCCGTACGCGTCGACGAACGCGGCGCGCCCGGACGGTACAAGCCGGTTCTCGCCGCCGCCCTGCGCGGCATCGTGCCGGACCCGGTCCTGGGGCGGTCCGCCGGGGGCGAGTTCAGCGCGGACCTGTATGCGGGGCTGCGGCACAACCGGGGCCGTCTGGTCGCACTGTTCGAGGATTCCCTGCTGGCCCGCGCGGGCCTGGTGGATGCGGCGGCCCTCCGCGCGAGCGTGCTCGGCCTGCACCCCGTACCGGAGCCCCTGCGCCCGCTCGACGCCACGCTGGGCTGCGAACTCTGGCTCCGTTCCCTCCCCGACCGCGCCGCCTTGATGCCGTAG
- a CDS encoding bifunctional 3'-5' exonuclease/DNA polymerase, which produces MRLAVAETGDGGVRLRAVDLAGAPVGPVASAGSLAEAVRSHPHVERWVWRSTAHHYPQLLAEGLRVERCYDVEAAESLLVGHEEGQSGQPRSLAAAWARLRGLPVPADPPPRAAGGQPSLFEPGPVPLPPGTDPLDALVEVHAAQIARAGAAGHRGRMLLLLALESAGTLVAAEMHRAGLPWRADVHRALLDELLGEHFPGGLEPRRLAGLAEAVSAAFGQEGVRVRPDLPADIIRAFARQGISLSSTRAWELKAIDHPAVEPLLQYKKLYRLHTAHGRSWLQTWVREGRFRAEYVPSGSVSGRWTTNGGGALQIPRVVRRAVVADPGWRLVVADADQMEPRILAAVSRDPGLMEAAGGERDLYAALSDRAFAGDRERAKMAMLGAIYGQTSGDGLKHLADLRRRFPAAVALVDDAARAGEEGRLVRTWLGRTCPPASTALPDEAGLPQASEEDSAPGYGSTPADRARGRFTRNFVVQGSAADWALAMLAALRQELAGLRAELVFFQHDEVIVHCPEAEAAVAAEAIRTASRRAAHVVFGETPVLFPFTTAVVECYADAKGPQPAAAEAALL; this is translated from the coding sequence GTGAGGTTGGCGGTGGCGGAGACGGGCGACGGGGGTGTCCGTCTCCGCGCCGTCGATCTCGCGGGGGCGCCGGTCGGGCCGGTCGCGTCCGCGGGCAGCCTGGCGGAGGCCGTGCGGTCGCATCCCCACGTGGAGCGGTGGGTGTGGCGGTCCACCGCGCACCATTACCCGCAGCTGCTGGCGGAAGGGCTGCGCGTCGAGCGGTGTTACGACGTGGAGGCGGCCGAGAGCCTGCTCGTGGGGCACGAGGAAGGTCAGTCCGGGCAGCCCAGGTCGCTGGCCGCCGCGTGGGCGCGGCTGCGCGGCCTGCCCGTGCCCGCCGATCCGCCGCCGCGGGCCGCCGGAGGGCAGCCGTCGCTGTTCGAGCCGGGGCCCGTACCGCTGCCGCCCGGCACGGATCCGCTGGACGCGCTGGTCGAGGTCCATGCCGCGCAGATCGCCCGGGCGGGGGCCGCCGGGCACCGCGGGCGGATGCTGCTCCTCCTCGCCCTGGAGTCCGCGGGCACCCTGGTCGCCGCCGAGATGCACCGCGCCGGTCTGCCGTGGCGGGCCGACGTCCACCGCGCCCTGCTGGACGAGCTGCTCGGGGAGCACTTCCCGGGCGGGCTGGAGCCGCGCCGGCTGGCCGGGCTGGCGGAGGCCGTGTCCGCCGCGTTCGGCCAGGAGGGCGTGCGCGTACGGCCGGATCTGCCCGCGGACATCATCCGGGCCTTCGCCCGCCAGGGCATCTCCCTGTCGTCCACGCGCGCGTGGGAGCTCAAGGCGATCGACCACCCCGCCGTCGAGCCCCTGCTGCAGTACAAGAAGCTCTACCGGCTGCACACGGCCCACGGCCGGTCCTGGCTGCAGACGTGGGTGCGGGAGGGCCGTTTCCGCGCCGAGTACGTGCCGAGCGGTTCCGTCTCCGGCCGCTGGACCACCAACGGCGGGGGCGCGCTGCAGATCCCGCGCGTAGTGCGCCGGGCCGTCGTCGCCGACCCCGGGTGGCGGCTGGTGGTCGCGGACGCCGATCAGATGGAGCCGCGCATCCTCGCCGCCGTCTCCCGCGACCCGGGGCTGATGGAGGCGGCGGGCGGCGAGCGCGATCTGTACGCGGCCCTGTCGGACCGGGCCTTCGCCGGTGACCGCGAGCGGGCCAAGATGGCGATGCTCGGCGCCATCTACGGGCAGACCTCCGGCGACGGCCTGAAGCACCTCGCGGATCTGCGCCGCCGCTTCCCCGCGGCCGTCGCGCTCGTGGACGACGCGGCGCGCGCGGGCGAGGAGGGCCGCCTCGTACGGACGTGGCTCGGGCGTACGTGCCCGCCTGCCTCCACGGCCCTGCCCGACGAGGCAGGCCTCCCCCAGGCCTCCGAAGAGGATTCCGCGCCCGGCTACGGCAGCACCCCGGCCGACCGGGCCCGCGGCCGTTTCACGCGGAACTTCGTGGTGCAGGGAAGCGCCGCCGACTGGGCCCTGGCGATGCTCGCGGCCCTGCGCCAGGAGCTCGCGGGGCTCCGCGCCGAGCTCGTGTTCTTCCAGCACGACGAGGTCATCGTGCACTGCCCCGAAGCCGAGGCGGCCGTGGCCGCCGAGGCCATCCGCACCGCCTCGCGCCGTGCCGCGCACGTCGTCTTCGGGGAGACGCCGGTGCTGTTCCCGTTCACGACGGCGGTCGTGGAGTGCTACGCCGATGCGAAGGGACCGCAGCCGGCCGCCGCGGAAGCAGCCCTGCTCTGA
- a CDS encoding glycine-rich domain-containing protein → MATTAEAVPSVRDPRDFVKPDVWDREIQLLMRDHPFDEVYADRLFSAAVSYLITAMEKWGQQLEMCCGRTVDIAVHTFILDTKNYREFCAQHFAGRFLEHIPEIAFKYDGSVERTAKIIADNGFKVDWKLWEADYAKCGPCAPGTNCH, encoded by the coding sequence ATGGCTACGACAGCCGAGGCGGTGCCGTCGGTTCGCGACCCCCGGGACTTCGTCAAGCCGGACGTGTGGGACCGCGAGATCCAGCTGCTCATGCGCGACCACCCCTTCGACGAGGTGTACGCCGACCGCCTGTTCAGTGCGGCCGTGTCCTACCTGATCACGGCCATGGAGAAGTGGGGGCAGCAGCTGGAGATGTGTTGCGGCCGCACCGTCGACATCGCCGTCCACACCTTCATCCTGGACACGAAGAACTACCGCGAGTTCTGCGCCCAGCACTTCGCCGGCCGTTTCCTGGAGCACATCCCCGAGATCGCCTTCAAGTACGACGGTTCGGTCGAGCGCACCGCGAAGATCATCGCGGACAACGGATTCAAGGTCGACTGGAAGCTCTGGGAGGCCGACTACGCCAAGTGCGGCCCGTGCGCGCCTGGAACGAACTGTCACTGA
- the rpsN gene encoding 30S ribosomal protein S14 → MAKKSKIAKNEQRRLTVARYAARRALLKAVIRNPRTPEEERLAAECELRRQPRDASATRLRNRDSADGRPRGYFRAFGLSRVNLRKEAHAGHLPGVRKSSW, encoded by the coding sequence ATGGCCAAGAAGAGCAAGATCGCTAAGAACGAGCAGCGGCGGCTGACGGTCGCGCGCTACGCGGCGCGCCGGGCCCTCCTCAAGGCCGTCATCCGCAACCCGCGGACGCCGGAGGAGGAGCGGCTGGCGGCCGAGTGCGAACTGCGGCGCCAGCCGCGGGACGCGAGCGCGACGCGCCTGCGCAACCGCGACTCCGCGGACGGCAGGCCGCGCGGCTACTTCCGTGCGTTCGGCCTGTCGCGCGTGAACCTGCGCAAGGAGGCCCACGCCGGGCACCTGCCGGGGGTGCGGAAGTCCAGCTGGTAG
- the rpmG gene encoding 50S ribosomal protein L33, translating to MARNELRPVIKLRSTAGTGYTYVTRKNRRNDPDRMQLRKYDPVVGRHVTFREER from the coding sequence ATGGCCCGCAACGAGCTACGCCCCGTCATCAAGCTCCGGTCCACCGCCGGAACCGGTTACACCTACGTGACCCGCAAGAACCGCCGTAACGACCCCGACCGCATGCAACTGCGCAAGTACGACCCGGTCGTCGGCCGCCACGTCACCTTCCGAGAGGAGCGCTGA
- a CDS encoding UBP-type zinc finger domain-containing protein: MTGTWQVSADVEGRPTRRDCAHLNEAAAEVTPSTTEGCEDCLRTGGTWVHLRECLVCGHVACCDSSPNRHASAHARTEPGHDLARSFEPGEDWAWCYADQLLLVPG, translated from the coding sequence ATGACTGGAACCTGGCAGGTGTCAGCGGACGTGGAGGGCCGCCCGACCCGGCGGGACTGCGCCCACCTGAACGAGGCGGCCGCGGAGGTCACCCCCAGCACGACGGAAGGCTGCGAGGACTGCCTGCGCACGGGCGGCACCTGGGTGCACCTGCGTGAGTGCCTCGTCTGCGGCCACGTCGCCTGCTGCGACAGCTCCCCGAACCGCCACGCAAGCGCCCACGCCCGCACGGAGCCGGGCCACGACCTCGCCCGGTCCTTCGAACCGGGCGAGGACTGGGCGTGGTGCTACGCCGACCAGCTGCTGCTGGTACCGGGCTGA
- the rpmB gene encoding 50S ribosomal protein L28, which produces MSAHCQLTGRKPGFGKTISHSHRRTSRRFDPNIQSKRYWLPSEGRHVRLRLSAKGIKTVDTIGVEAAVARIRARGGKV; this is translated from the coding sequence TTGTCGGCGCACTGCCAGCTGACCGGACGCAAGCCCGGATTCGGCAAGACCATCTCCCACTCCCACCGCCGCACGTCGCGGCGGTTCGACCCCAACATCCAGAGCAAGCGCTACTGGCTCCCCTCCGAAGGCCGGCACGTACGGCTGCGGCTGAGCGCGAAGGGGATCAAGACCGTCGACACGATCGGCGTCGAGGCGGCCGTCGCCCGCATCCGGGCCCGTGGAGGGAAGGTCTGA
- a CDS encoding lasso peptide biosynthesis PqqD family chaperone, with protein MNLTLRRDVSATDTEDGMVLLDEQSGSYWQLNSTAALVLRTLLDGTPERAAQLLTERYPAVSAERAATDVAALVDSLSTARLVVTDG; from the coding sequence GTGAACCTCACCCTTCGCCGGGACGTGTCCGCCACGGACACCGAGGACGGCATGGTGCTGCTCGACGAGCAGTCAGGGAGCTACTGGCAGCTCAACAGCACCGCCGCGCTCGTCCTGCGCACCCTGCTCGACGGCACCCCGGAGCGGGCGGCGCAGCTGCTCACCGAGCGGTACCCGGCCGTCTCCGCAGAGCGGGCCGCCACCGACGTGGCGGCCCTCGTCGACTCCCTCTCCACGGCCCGCCTGGTGGTGACCGACGGGTGA